Sequence from the Acomys russatus chromosome 12, mAcoRus1.1, whole genome shotgun sequence genome:
TATTCGTGACTGGCAGAAGGCACCGTGGGCCTGCTAGTGCGAGAAGATGACCACCCCATGCTAGCTCGAAGGCGTTGTTCCGTTTGCGATGAACCGCACACGTTAGATGACTGCCTTTGCAAGCAGAATTAAACTGCTTATTTCTACTACCTTTTCAAGTGTGTCTGCAGAGTTTGGGCACTAGTTCTTGCTCTTACCTTTGATGACctcattttaattttcccttGTTGTACATGTAAATATTTAGAGGTTAATGTCTAATAATATCCACTAAGAACATGACAGCTTCTAGCGAATAGAGTAAGAAAGGAACGTGGCCTTCTTGTCGCAGACACTGGCAGTTAGGTTAAAGTGCTGTCCTCCTGTGAGAGGCTTACAGGGACATCTGAGACTCATACAGTTAATACTGACACTGTTTTTGCTACATTGAGAGATGATTCTAGCACGTTTTGTTCCTTTAGTTATAAGTAGCCCAATTTAAGTTTGGATTAAATGGGTGTTAAGGTTGGCATAGACACACTAATCTTTGATAAATACTTAACTATCACTGTAGAAAATGCACGAAACCATTATCAACTAAGAGTTggattatgtttctatttttttttccccctttaagatCAGAGtggtctgtctgtttgttttactcAGAGACGAGGTCTCATGTATAAgcactggcaagatggctcagtgggtaaaggcgcctgctgccaagtctgatgacccaaATCTAATCCCTGGACCCACATAGGAGAGCACCGACTTctgagagctgtcctctgacccccacttGCATGTGGCATGCCCAGAAATCCATTCCCTGCCTACATCcataataaacaagcaaatggattttttaaataaatatttttatttaattttaaatttatgcgcattggtgtgaaggtgtcagatcttagagttaagacagttgtgagctgccatgtgggtgctgggaattgaacccgggtcctttggaagagcaggcagtgctcttaaccactgagccatctctccagcccacaaatggatttttaaagtcAGAATCAGAAGAATAGACAGTGATAACCGTTGATAGCCCGAAGCTTTGCTCAGTTCTGGTAGAAGAGATTGATGGTGCACAATCATGCCTTGCGCTGGGCATCTCACCAGACCTCACCTAGAGGCGTGGGCCTCCCAAGTCTTCCATCTACTTCCATGGATACCAATGAGAGCCTTGATAGTCATTGATGCTGTGGACTGGTATATAGAAGATTGGGGAACCTGGCTCACTCCTGGGACTCAAGGTTCAAGGACCTAATCACAACCCACAAAGCTCCATGCCCAGCCCTCTGGCAGGTGCTGTGGGCATTCATGATGGGAGCTGTGAGCAAGAGTTTACAGATGTGAGTGAGGGGTGTAAAAGTGGGAGAGCAGCTGGGGagggtgagtggggggggggggaaggacagAAACCTCTTCTGTTCACGAGGCCCATTCAAAAAAGGTTCCCTCTGTCAAAACCTACATTTGTTCAGTCTGCCTGGGCAGGGCGAAGGAGAGTGGGCGGGTAACCCCTGTGACAAGTTTCTCAAGTCAGCTGCTTAGTCACTGGACTTTTCTTGCCCCTCCCCGAGGTCTCTCGTGGTAACGCAATCATTAGCTCCCCAGCAGTGATTTCCCCTCACCATACTTGACATTCTCATTAACCCATGTGGGATTTTTTGGACATGACTTTGTCTTCAATTTCATTTCCTTGAATGTCTggcttttcttctgtgtcttttgaCTTTCAGATCAGTCtttgctctgtctcctgaggagGATCTCTTTCTGTTGACTTAAAAGGAGACTCAAATCTACTCGCTTAGGGAAACcagtaggaaaggaagaaactgtGCTTTGAACCTCAGGCATAAGTGTTTTGATAGGAGGATTAAAAAACGTTCTCTCTTACCACAGAGTACCTCTATTGCAagaactcagaaagaaatgaagaaagcccTCAGAGAGGATGCCGGCTTCTCGAGGCTCACGGAGCCCTGCTGACTACATGGAAGCTGGGTGAGAGCTTGGCTGCTGGGGTTCTGAGCATGGCGCTGTGCCCCGTGTCTGCTGAGGTCATTCACCAGGTGGAGGACTGTCTGGATGACGACGAGAAGGAGACGATGCTCTTCTTATGCAGAGATGTGGCGGAGAACCTGGCTGCACCCAATGTCAGGGACTTCCTGGGCAGCTTAAGCGAGAGAGGCCAGCTCTCCTACGCTGCATTGGCTGAAttgctctacagagtgaggcgGTTTGACCTGCTCAAGAGGATTTTGAAGACAGACAAGGCGGCCGTGGAGGCCCACCTGTGCAGAAGCccacatttcatttctgattataGGTAACTAACTAGTCAGCTCTGGCCCAGGGTGCACTGCAGGGAGGGAGGCGGGTGGTCTAGACAGTGAGGGCAGTGAGAAGAGCCTCATCACTTCCTCTTGCCTCTGATCAAGCAACCTGTGATGTGGAACtctctggattttgtttgttttgtggtttttggtttggcttggtttgtttgtttggtagcctattacagcccaggctagcttggaacttactatgtagcccaggctggaccttCAACTCAACttcaatcctcttgtctcaggtGTGGGATCATAGCttgtttgaattaaaaaaaaaaaaatcatagttgtTTAATGGGTAAACAACTGAGTAAAGGACCGTATGAAAGTGGACAGGACAGATGGTGCATGCTTGCCCGAAGGACAGATtgacacaaaaggaagaaagaagaaatagcacAGAGCCGCCACTTTCTCTTGCCAGCAGCCCCTGATAATGTGGGAGTTGTACTGCTTTGGAAGTTTCGGTCCTGAGAAAGGAAATACCAAGCCTGAGTAATTTTCCTGTCTTCATAGAACGGTGGCCTTTTCTAAACCTTGCTCCGTCCTTGCCCGTAGCAGGGTGggttcctgttccttcctctatTTCTGCCATTCTGGCTCTGAGGAGCCCAAGACGTTTAACGTTCTGGTTAAAGCTGGACCAACTATTGGAGTCCCTTAAGTCCAAAGCCTTGGAGCTCCAATTCCCAACCCCCCTCAGTGCCCACCTtttccccccccctgccccccccccccccgccggcaGGAGTCCCTGGAGGAGCTGAGTTTCCTGAGACGAGCTTCCTGTTCCTCTAGACTGTTAGCTCCCTTGGCTCACTTGGTTGTGTACTGTGTATTTGGACATGGTGTCTATTATGAAAACTTCTGAAGAGGGCTTTGCAAAGTGTTGAGAGCTGGGCTTGGAAGGCTTTGTGTTAAACCTGACATACCGGTTACAACCCGCACAGGCTGAGCCAGTTACTAGCCTTACAAAGTAAAGGACAATATAGCTTTACAGGCTGTACCCTTTGACCCAcagtcccagctacttgggagactgaggcaggaagattgtgagttcaaagccagcccgagTAAAGTTTATAAGGCTCTGTCTGTGAAGGCAGAGCGGGGAGTGGGCATGCCTGAAGCTGGAACTCAGTGGTAAACACTTGCTGAGGTTCTGTAAAGTTCTAGGTTGAATCCCAGCGCCACAAACAGACAATCAGCAAGCTTCACCGGTTTATGCGTGCCTTGTGATAGTGTGCCAAATAGTTTTTTATGTGCTTAGGCTTATCATTACTTTTGATAGGTTTTCGCTTGTCCAACCATCGCCTGATGTCAGTGATCTCACACATTTGGGGGACACTGACCGAGCCTCAGACACTAGGTTTAGGTACAATGGAGTAGGGAtggggtgtcaggtcccctagaaGGGGCTGGCAGTTGGGGTGAAGAGATTGACCCACTCTTCCATCTGTTCAGCAGGCTGAACATCATTAGCACAGGCCAGCTGGCCAGCTAAGCTTAGGGTAGAAAAGAACTGAAGATTCACATCCCTCAGACTATGACAGGCTGCCTGGGAAAACAGCCTTCTACACAGTGCCACGAGGTATCCAAGGAGTCCTGATAAATGGGATGGCTGCTCCAGTCACAACAGAGGCGACCGTATCAAGAGGGGCTTTCTAGATTTCTGACCACATTTGTGGTCAGAAGCTCCATGGCGGTTGCCTTTTACTTTTGAAACTTAAatattggagatttttttttttttttttttgctttagaaTCTTAAGACTCAAAGTACAGTTCTTAGACCACTGCCACCCAGAGCTTGTCAAACAGCCAGGGCAAGAGTACCCGGGTCTCCTTCCTGTTACTCATTTGTTTCGTTTCGCTATTACTTCTGGGGACCTAGGGGCTTTTTTCAGGGAAGTCTCTATTTTCCCAGGTGTTTTCAGAGCTGGGACTTAGAAAGGGAAGTGCTGTGTCCTAGCGCAAGCAAAtgaagggccaggtgtggtgctgcatgcccgGAACCCCAGGAcccgggaaggcagaggcaggtgggtgggcgGGCTGAGGCTCATGTGTCTACACAGTGAATGCTAAACTAGTCAGAGCTCCACAGCAAGAGCCCgtctctaaaaaccaaccaaccaaacaaacagaggagggtcagttttcattttgaatttcctTATAGCCTCTTAGGGGACTATCAAGGCTTCCTGTTTTATAGGATGGGGGCACAGTCCACGGGACAAGAATTACTCTAGCTGTTGCCCTTGGTGAGGCATGGGGTCTTGCCTTCTTGGTTGGGTTTACTAAAGAAACTTTTGTGTCTTGCAGGGTGCTGCTGATGGAGATTGGTGAGAATTTGGATCAATCTGATGTGTCCTCGTTAATTTTCCTCACGAGAGACTACGTAGGCCGAGGCAAGGGGGCCAAGGACAAGGTgggttgtctttttttgtttgtttgtttttttgttttggtgcctGTTCAAGAAAGCCATCAGAAGTAGGGCTTGCTCCTTGTGATGTGAAGACAGGGGAGTGGGCAGCCTGCTGCCAGACATCTGAGGTGTTTTGCATAACATTAGTAGCAGAAAAACTGGTTTTTAACAGAGAAAATAGGTTGGTACAATCTCCTTGTATGGCCTTGGGTGTCTCTTTTAGGCTTAGATTTGGTTCTGGTATCTGCAAAATGCACAGGCCTGGCTTCTGTCAGTTCTCTGATTGACAGCTCTCTTCTGGAGTAGGGCCTTCTGTGTGGAGTAAGAGACCTGTAATGCTTGCGAGTCCACTCTCCTCTTGCTCGTCCACTGCTGTTTTGTTTCCCTCAGCAGCTTGTGGAggtggtttggtgtgtgtggtgggggagtaGGTCCTTCTGACTCATCTTCCTGGGAAGTGGCTAGTGTGGGGCGTAGGACTGAAAACGAGCATGACATTCTTAGAGCTGTTTGGGATTGCTGGCAGAGTGGTTCAGTTCCTGCGGACACCACCTGGTTTGCCCAGCCTATGGTGAGCCATGGAAAAACTACATTTCTGGTGGGGACAGTAGGTCTTCCCTGTGGCTCCCTTGTCTCTAAGAATTTCCTCAGATGCCTTCTCGATTATAGGAATATAGGAGAGCACGGTGTTTCCACCTCAAGTGTAGAATgaggaagaaagtgaaaacaagagtgtgtggtggggggtggtctCCAGCCAACTCCTGCCATTTATATATGATTAATTATGCTTGTCTCGTAAACTAAGGACAGCAGTTAAGTAACCAAGTGTTAAATGTGAGCAAAATCAAATCCAAAGCAACGGCTGCTGGTGGCCTACGTGGAATGAGAGCACCCTTAGAGTCAGAATGATCTGAGACGCTCAGTGTAAGAACTTGCAAATGGCATTCTTAGCTCCATTTTCCtttcagcaccccaccccactctgggACGCCCTGACAGCGGTCAGTGTGACACCAGTCTTGGTTTTTGTAAGAACATTATCTCAGGAAGAGTTGATTCTTAGGCCTGTCATAGAAAACAGCCCTCCTTGTATCTGTCTGTTCTGAACATGGGGACAagtttatgaacacacacacacacacacacacacacacacactcacacacattcccATGTAGTCCAGTCtggggacacacagacacacacacacacacacacacacattcccatgtagtccaggctggggacacatacatacacatacacacacacacacacacacaccacacacacacacacacacacacacacacacacacacacacacacacacacattcccatgtagtccaggctggggacacacacacacacacacacacacagacacacacacacacgcattcccatgtagtccaggctggggacacatacacacacatacacacacatacacacacaccacacacacacacatacacacacacacacacacacacacacacacagagacacgcacaCAGATTCTCatatagtcaaggctggcctcccTCTGGCCTTGAAACTTCTGAGATGGCCTTAAAACTAGTAGTCTtcgtgcctctgtctcctgagtgctgggattacagatgttcaccaccacatctggtttatgcGGTGCTGGGATCCATCCCAGGGCACGGGGATTCTAGGCAGCCCTCTACCATTTGAGCCCCAGACCCCATCTCTTTGGGTCAAGTTCAGGAGGGTTATTTGCTCTGGGCAGAGCTGTCTGGATTGAGATCACCAACGGTTATCTAAGGTGGCTTTTGTCACTCTTTCCTGCTATTGTGAACAGATGCCTTAGAGTTTGCCCTGGGGGACCCATCAGCTCCGCCCACTGACATGCGTTTTCTGTTGGTGACTCTGTTAGAGCTTCTTGGATCTGGTGATTGAACTGGAGAAACAGAATCTGCTTGCTTCAGATGAATTGCGTTTACTGGAAAAATGTCTGAAGAACATCCACAGGATAGACTTGAAGACAAAAATCCAGAAGTACACGCAGTCTGGTAAGATGTTGTGGCTTCTCAGCGGCCTTCTGCACCGCACTGGGTGCCTAGTGGGAGTGGTCAGTTGACGACGTAGCGGTTGCATGCATGGCTGAAAGgttgaaacagaaactgagcaTCCCAGGCCCCTCCGGCCTACGCCAAGAGGTCATGTTCCTTTATAGTCTTCACACCCCACTGCCCCAGCTCCACTGGCAAATCTCCTCCCTCTGAAAACTGCCACCAAGCAGTTCTTAGCCGTCTGCTTTTAAAAGACGCCTGTATCTCTGATTTCAAAGGGCGGAGAGGCTGTGAACGTTCAGGACTTTGAGTGTAGGCTGAGCCCTGTTGCCTGGCTGTGTGTTGGACCTGATCACCACCATCCTTCTCTGGGTGGTGTCACGAGGTCTGATTGATTATTGTCCTACACGTGTGCTGTGTTTCATTAAACCTCATGGAAAAGGacacttttggtttctttctttggtaAAGAGGGCCAGCCTTCTCCCTTACCCCACCTtacccctttctctgtctttatagGTCAAGGAGCAGAATCAAATATGAATTCTCTTCAGGCTTCTCTCCCAAACTTGAGTATCAAGGAGTCATTGTATAATTCAAGGGTGAGTCTGGAGCCAGTGTATGGAGTATCAGCATGAACCAGTTTCAGACATGTAATGACAATATATATCTCATTTCATGTGTTGTAATACCTGAACAACTTTTTATGATTATAAacctttgtaatttttaaatagtgTATTTGGAGaattttaaggaataaaaaacaagaaaatcattcatGTATCTATTACCTAGGTACAACTACTGTAAATATTTtgaggagcttttttttttaacctcattcCTATGTGCATTAATAAATGTgtctatttatataatttaatattttttcatattttgtttctttgaagattcaacttttaaaataaaaactgataggATGCACTTATCAGTTAAGTGCCCCTAAAGAGATTTTAAAGTTGTGTCATCTTACTACCCCATAATATTCATGTCCCAGTTCCTTTCTGTTAGGGCGACTATTCTTGACCAGTTTCCTCTATAACCATGCAGAGGTAGTCTACCCACATACAGTGTCTTCTTTTGTACAAGTGGTAGCATACCACGCCTACTCTTCTGTGCAGAGAATTTTTAGACATTGTTCTAGATGGTTCATATGAGATTGTCTCTATTTAAttgctattttattcttttgaatgattcctccctcctctgcccccccccccagttgttttcttttgagacaagatctcacccAAGGTGGCCTGGAAtccattatgtagcccaggctggccttgaacttacactgacccccccccccccacttcagtctcctgagtgctgacacaGGAAGCTCATGGCTTCCATTTTCTGCATGTACCTGATTGTATTTAGTTCTTTCTTGCTGGTGTATAGACTGCCTCCATTCTTTTGTTACTAGAAACaatgttacaaaataaatatCCTTATTCTTAACCTCTTTgtgcatttcctttttaaaacaaatcgTTAAGaatattttgcttctttattttttatttatgtgtatgcatgtgtgcctgcaagaatttatgtgcaccatgtgtgttcagGGCATCAGACgcccctagacctggagttacgGGCAGGTGTAAACcacattgtgggtgctgggaattgaacacaggtcctccaAAAGAGCGgggtcagcactcttaacctctgagctgtctctccagcctcccacttGCCTCTTTCCTGCCAATGTcttaataatttgaaaattggCAAACTTTTATTGAGTGATGCAACAGAAGAGGTTTCTTTTTCTAGTTGAGGATCATAAATGCCTCATGGTCTTTATGGTTGTGTTCCAAGAAGCACAGATCGCCTTGTGCTTGTGCCCTGGCTAATCTTTTATCGTGAGACCAGTGGTAGAATATTAATCGGACCCCATGTGAAGTCATGTGCACTTTGAGGTGGGCACTTAGACCAGAGTGCAGCTTTGTGGTTGAACTATAAACACTTCTATAAATATGTACCATGGAAACATCATAGCTGTTTTATAACCAGTTTCTTGGAGAACACTAGCGGTAGGAGCTAACACTAAGCAATAGACTTGCAAAGCTAACTAAATGGCTGGTAAGGGTTGTACTGTCCCCACCCACACAGTCAACAGAATCAGGATGTGTCCATCTAAAACCATAGTGACTGTCCACATCTACCTCCTGCAGGCCACGCCTGGCCTGTGCTCATCCCACTGTCTCCTGCTATATCTATAAACTACTGCTTAGGGTCAGCTTTTAATTTGTCCTTCTTGTCTCTAGCACTAAGTCACAGTACAACC
This genomic interval carries:
- the Cflar gene encoding CASP8 and FADD-like apoptosis regulator isoform X3 encodes the protein MALCPVSAEVIHQVEDCLDDDEKETMLFLCRDVAENLAAPNVRDFLGSLSERGQLSYAALAELLYRVRRFDLLKRILKTDKAAVEAHLCRSPHFISDYRVLLMEIGENLDQSDVSSLIFLTRDYVGRGKGAKDKSFLDLVIELEKQNLLASDELRLLEKCLKNIHRIDLKTKIQKYTQSGQGAESNMNSLQASLPNLSIKESLYNSRVSLEPVYGVSA